A DNA window from Flavisolibacter ginsenosidimutans contains the following coding sequences:
- a CDS encoding FAD:protein FMN transferase: MFNSETLSPSLAVHKKVLRLMGNRFEISVVWPDEAEAMQHIDAAIEEIRRIEALLTTYNEESQTALINRHAGIKPVQVDREVFDLIQRSKRISHITQGAFDISYGSIDKSLWNFDRHMTALPDAETAKRMVRLINYRNVVLDENDCTVFLKEEGMRIGFGGIGKGYAAERAKMILKQRGVQSGIVNAAGDLTVWGHQPNGERWTIGIANPNEITQAFSSLELSEGAVATSGNYEKFVLIDGKKYSHTIDPKTGLPVRGIKSVTVISPNAEIADAMATPVMIMGMEVGLDLINQINGLACIIIDDNDGLYTSKNINLK; this comes from the coding sequence ATGTTCAATAGCGAAACGCTGTCCCCTTCTTTAGCGGTTCACAAAAAAGTTTTGCGGCTCATGGGCAACCGCTTTGAGATAAGCGTAGTATGGCCTGATGAGGCTGAAGCGATGCAGCACATTGATGCAGCTATAGAAGAGATTCGCCGCATTGAAGCCTTGCTGACAACCTACAACGAAGAAAGTCAAACGGCACTCATCAACCGTCATGCGGGAATTAAGCCCGTGCAAGTTGACCGCGAAGTGTTCGATCTCATTCAACGTTCAAAGCGCATCTCGCACATCACCCAAGGCGCATTCGACATTAGCTATGGCTCCATTGACAAAAGCCTCTGGAATTTTGACCGGCACATGACGGCTTTGCCCGATGCCGAAACAGCAAAGAGAATGGTGCGCCTGATTAATTACCGCAACGTCGTCTTAGATGAAAACGATTGCACCGTTTTTTTAAAAGAAGAAGGCATGCGCATTGGCTTTGGCGGCATTGGAAAAGGTTATGCGGCGGAAAGGGCGAAAATGATTTTGAAACAGCGCGGCGTGCAAAGCGGCATCGTAAATGCAGCCGGTGATTTAACCGTGTGGGGACATCAGCCCAACGGCGAAAGATGGACCATCGGCATTGCCAACCCAAACGAAATCACGCAGGCTTTTTCCTCCCTCGAGCTGAGTGAAGGTGCGGTGGCTACTTCGGGCAATTACGAAAAGTTTGTGCTTATTGACGGCAAGAAATATTCGCACACCATTGACCCCAAAACGGGCCTGCCTGTACGCGGCATCAAAAGCGTTACCGTCATCAGCCCAAATGCGGAAATAGCCGACGCCATGGCAACACCTGTGATGATCATGGGCATGGAAGTGGGTCTTGACCTAATCAACCAGATTAATGGGCTGGCCTGCATCATTATTGACGACAACGATGGCCTTTACACATCAAAAAACATAAACCTGAAATAG
- a CDS encoding thioredoxin family protein: MKFLSVFILSLFLNNPPVWQNDFEKAAQEAKSEHKYVLLSFSGSDWCIPCIRLHKEVFDSKEFTSFAEPHLVLVNADFPRLNKNQLPKEQQKRNNQLADKFDPEGHFPYTVLLNEEGKVVKTWDGYPNANAAEFTTQLKDLMHVQ, encoded by the coding sequence ATGAAATTCCTTTCTGTTTTCATCCTGTCGCTCTTTTTAAACAATCCGCCCGTTTGGCAAAATGATTTTGAAAAAGCGGCGCAGGAAGCAAAGAGCGAACACAAATACGTGTTGCTTTCTTTCTCCGGTTCAGATTGGTGCATTCCCTGCATTCGTCTGCACAAAGAAGTGTTCGACAGCAAAGAATTTACGTCTTTCGCCGAACCTCACCTTGTGCTGGTGAACGCCGATTTTCCCCGGTTGAATAAAAACCAGTTGCCCAAAGAGCAACAAAAAAGAAACAATCAACTGGCCGACAAATTTGATCCCGAAGGCCATTTTCCCTATACCGTTTTGCTGAACGAAGAAGGCAAGGTTGTAAAAACATGGGACGGTTATCCAAACGCCAACGCAGCGGAATTTACAACGCAGCTCAAAGACCTGATGCATGTTCAATAG
- the dinB gene encoding DNA polymerase IV yields the protein MDTPLRYIAHFDLDAFFVSVELLKNPSLRGKPVIVGGDGQRGIVAACSYEARKFGIESAMPSLTAKRLCPQAIFLKGSYADYSKYSRAVTDIIAGAVPVYEKASVDEFYIDLTGMDKFFGVKQYTRKLREKIIHETGLPISYGLSANKLVSKMATNEAKPNGFLEIEHGKETEFLWPLRIGKIPGVGKQTQHHLQAIGIDTIEQLAKTSVAQLEHVFGKWGVRLWEKAHGISTSEVEGYSEQKSLSHENTFDADFADLGFLHKELVRLTEKAAHDLRGEERLTGCVTVKVRYPDFTTVSKQEVIAYTALDNVLLAKVKDLFAKLYKKGEKVRLLGVKFSHLVPMTLQMNLFDKEAEKLQLYKTVDGIKAQFGMDAVKKATGLTKPAAKKK from the coding sequence GTGGACACACCGCTTCGATACATTGCCCATTTTGACCTCGATGCTTTTTTTGTATCGGTCGAATTGTTGAAAAATCCTTCGCTGCGCGGCAAGCCCGTGATTGTGGGCGGCGACGGCCAACGCGGCATCGTGGCTGCCTGCAGTTACGAAGCCCGCAAGTTCGGCATCGAGAGCGCCATGCCTTCGCTCACCGCAAAACGCCTCTGTCCGCAGGCCATTTTTTTAAAAGGTAGCTACGCCGATTACAGCAAATATTCCCGCGCCGTTACCGACATCATCGCCGGCGCGGTGCCCGTTTACGAAAAAGCCTCCGTAGATGAATTCTACATTGACCTCACGGGCATGGACAAATTCTTTGGCGTAAAACAATACACACGGAAACTGAGAGAAAAGATCATCCACGAAACGGGCTTGCCCATTTCCTACGGTCTCTCGGCAAACAAATTGGTAAGCAAGATGGCTACCAACGAAGCCAAGCCAAACGGTTTTTTGGAAATTGAACACGGAAAGGAAACCGAATTTTTATGGCCGCTGCGGATCGGAAAGATCCCCGGCGTTGGCAAACAAACACAGCACCACCTGCAGGCCATCGGCATTGACACCATCGAACAATTGGCCAAAACATCCGTAGCGCAGTTGGAGCACGTGTTTGGCAAATGGGGCGTCAGGCTTTGGGAAAAAGCCCACGGCATTTCTACTTCCGAAGTAGAAGGCTACAGCGAACAAAAATCGCTTTCACACGAAAACACCTTCGACGCCGATTTTGCCGACCTCGGTTTTTTGCACAAGGAACTCGTTCGCCTCACCGAAAAAGCCGCACACGACCTGCGCGGCGAAGAACGTTTGACCGGTTGCGTAACCGTGAAAGTCCGCTATCCCGATTTTACCACCGTAAGCAAGCAGGAAGTTATTGCCTATACGGCCCTTGACAACGTGCTGCTCGCAAAAGTGAAAGACTTGTTTGCGAAGCTGTACAAAAAAGGCGAGAAGGTTCGTTTGCTGGGTGTGAAGTTTAGTCACCTTGTTCCCATGACCCTGCAAATGAATTTATTTGACAAAGAAGCCGAGAAACTGCAACTGTATAAAACGGTGGACGGCATCAAAGCGCAGTTCGGAATGGATGCCGTGAAGAAAGCAACGGGCTTAACCAAGCCGGCGGCTAAAAAGAAATGA
- a CDS encoding energy transducer TonB — translation MKTLLTAAVLLLYFFAQAQKREEFFDSRFKPDNRSPYYYVITEKKDSGWYREAYYVSQRTLAMQGWYKDEACRVAHGAMNWYHTTRFPSSKGYYIDGKKEGVWFGYDEEGHMTDSSTYKNGRRIGIAYHWYNNGFLRDSLIFDGQGNGVQVSWYEDGAPASSGKWKADTLKTGRWQYYDKKANVMATEDYADGKLQVCNCYDENGKALDTALCREKEAAPAGGIYRWQNYLQHGLQSMLEAKANSREWSAGQLTVVIRFVVEKDGSLSEFKPLTNYGHGVEDAVIDIFRRAPRWTPAQQFGRPVRSYHTQPLTFEIKVQ, via the coding sequence ATGAAAACACTACTAACTGCTGCCGTTCTCCTGCTTTACTTTTTTGCGCAGGCACAAAAACGCGAAGAATTTTTCGATTCCCGTTTTAAGCCCGACAACAGAAGTCCTTACTATTACGTGATTACCGAAAAGAAAGACAGCGGCTGGTACCGCGAAGCCTATTATGTTTCGCAAAGAACCTTGGCCATGCAAGGTTGGTACAAAGATGAAGCTTGCCGTGTAGCACACGGCGCTATGAACTGGTATCATACCACGCGGTTTCCTTCTTCGAAAGGATATTATATTGACGGGAAGAAAGAAGGCGTTTGGTTCGGCTACGATGAAGAAGGCCACATGACCGATTCTTCGACGTATAAAAACGGGCGCCGCATCGGCATTGCTTATCACTGGTACAACAACGGATTCTTACGCGACTCGCTCATCTTTGACGGACAAGGCAACGGTGTACAGGTAAGTTGGTACGAGGACGGCGCACCCGCAAGCAGCGGGAAGTGGAAAGCGGACACGCTGAAGACCGGCCGCTGGCAGTATTACGATAAAAAAGCCAACGTGATGGCGACCGAAGATTATGCCGACGGCAAGTTGCAAGTATGCAATTGTTACGATGAAAACGGCAAGGCGCTTGACACAGCCCTTTGCCGCGAAAAAGAAGCCGCCCCTGCAGGCGGCATTTATCGTTGGCAAAACTATTTGCAACACGGCCTGCAAAGCATGTTAGAAGCAAAAGCAAATTCCCGCGAATGGTCGGCCGGGCAGCTCACCGTAGTGATACGATTTGTGGTGGAAAAAGACGGCAGCTTGTCCGAGTTCAAGCCGCTAACGAATTACGGGCATGGCGTAGAAGACGCCGTCATCGATATTTTTAGACGAGCGCCGCGCTGGACGCCGGCACAACAGTTTGGCCGTCCCGTGCGCAGCTATCATACCCAACCACTCACGTTTGAAATAAAAGTGCAATAA
- a CDS encoding phosphatase PAP2 family protein: protein MKKLLLLPVFFIFTGTAFGQKDSLIHKLDSLSKKTDSAGKQANNTAPRAYNKYTEITPSAFLTLQASNLKQAFTKPFHMTGKDWKTTGKFVLVLGGLAFADEPVQRWAADLREHNSNSTLLNVSHQVTNFGGLYEGYTLGALGAYGFLFKNEKMQTTTLLALQSYITGAAVEAVLKFVSGRQRPEAINAAEAGAEPKFWGPFKTIRDAQGNKLNSSFPSGHTTVAFAAATVYAMEYKDKLPWVPWLAYSAASLIGVSRITENKHWLTDVVAGAALGYLTGRQVVNNYHRYAKLKSPKTSKNSVSFTMGYNYGQLTPGLLYRF, encoded by the coding sequence ATGAAAAAACTGTTGCTCCTCCCGGTGTTTTTCATTTTTACCGGAACTGCCTTTGGGCAGAAAGATTCGTTGATTCACAAATTAGACAGTCTGAGTAAAAAGACTGACAGCGCGGGCAAGCAGGCAAACAATACCGCGCCAAGAGCTTACAACAAGTACACTGAAATTACCCCGTCTGCCTTTCTTACCCTGCAGGCAAGTAACCTGAAGCAAGCTTTTACCAAGCCTTTTCACATGACGGGTAAAGACTGGAAAACCACCGGCAAGTTTGTATTGGTACTGGGGGGTTTGGCCTTTGCCGATGAACCGGTTCAGCGATGGGCGGCAGACCTGCGCGAACACAACAGCAACAGTACCTTGCTCAACGTGAGTCACCAGGTTACCAATTTTGGCGGGCTTTACGAGGGCTACACTTTGGGTGCACTGGGCGCCTACGGATTTCTGTTCAAGAATGAAAAAATGCAAACCACAACGCTTTTAGCCCTGCAATCCTACATTACCGGCGCGGCCGTGGAAGCCGTGCTGAAATTTGTCAGCGGCCGCCAACGGCCTGAAGCCATAAACGCGGCCGAAGCGGGAGCAGAGCCCAAGTTTTGGGGTCCGTTTAAAACCATCCGTGATGCACAGGGAAATAAATTGAACAGTTCTTTTCCTTCGGGCCACACAACGGTGGCGTTTGCCGCCGCTACGGTGTATGCCATGGAATACAAAGACAAGTTGCCTTGGGTGCCCTGGCTTGCTTATTCGGCCGCAAGCCTGATTGGCGTTAGCCGCATTACGGAAAACAAACATTGGCTAACCGATGTAGTGGCTGGCGCTGCACTGGGGTATTTAACAGGCCGGCAGGTTGTGAACAATTATCACCGGTATGCAAAGCTGAAATCGCCAAAGACGTCGAAAAACTCCGTGAGCTTTACGATGGGTTATAATTATGGACAGCTTACGCCGGGACTTCTTTACCGGTTTTAA
- a CDS encoding DUF7793 family protein, translated as MNAQQIKPPADAAIIKGEIADYWYNDGILYSYSKSTKRTVENIRDNVWLVKKITGNKTVPLLIYLRPSPVPDKATRKFSTEQLPQVYKAMAMVSKQGLAQFIMKILFRLKPPPIPMKQFSNDVDAREWLKQYL; from the coding sequence ATGAATGCACAACAAATCAAACCGCCGGCGGATGCAGCGATCATTAAAGGAGAAATAGCGGATTATTGGTACAACGACGGCATTCTTTATTCTTACTCCAAAAGCACAAAACGCACGGTTGAAAACATCCGCGATAATGTTTGGCTGGTCAAGAAAATAACGGGTAACAAAACCGTTCCGCTGCTGATTTATTTACGTCCTTCGCCGGTGCCCGATAAGGCAACAAGAAAATTTTCGACCGAACAACTGCCACAGGTTTACAAAGCGATGGCGATGGTTTCAAAACAGGGCCTTGCGCAGTTCATCATGAAGATTTTGTTTCGCTTAAAGCCACCGCCCATCCCGATGAAACAATTTTCAAACGATGTGGATGCAAGAGAATGGCTGAAGCAATATTTATAA
- a CDS encoding DUF4266 domain-containing protein, whose amino-acid sequence MKFYCWLCAALLLAVISLASCTTVKEYQKNKINDSEMALSARKVEKTEMSFQSYREGASGANGGKTGGGCGCN is encoded by the coding sequence ATGAAATTTTATTGTTGGCTTTGCGCGGCTTTGCTCTTGGCGGTTATTTCGCTGGCTTCCTGCACCACGGTGAAGGAATACCAGAAGAACAAAATCAACGACAGCGAAATGGCTTTATCGGCCCGCAAGGTGGAGAAGACCGAAATGAGTTTTCAATCCTACCGCGAAGGCGCATCGGGTGCCAACGGCGGCAAAACCGGCGGCGGCTGCGGATGCAATTAA
- a CDS encoding T9SS type A sorting domain-containing protein codes for MRTGIFTFICLLFSTLLFANTVTAVTGTASPGSWSTGGSWSSGTVPQSGDLVVIPAGKAISVSNQVYTNTAPALIIQVAGEIDFHPSGKLDLSSTSTLQLFVGGKIIPQNSASSQLIVLGGVTKYNAANNGTLAGPAFADALSGSSVSGQPLSGFSSGVLPVTFTGFSAKLQNDGVSLQWQTANEKSVRDFVVERSDDGGLTWLERSTVAAKGGPASYGFVDRLAPNEAALFRIKARDQDQRFSYSFILNVGNKSNPGVALTPNPVKDQFQVSLSRPPGGTLRFQFIDVFGRVVRTTERDGSQNRFDLSVTGLPKGSYVLLLTGKDQLIGKQTVVVQ; via the coding sequence ATGAGAACGGGGATCTTTACTTTCATTTGTTTGCTCTTTTCAACGCTTTTGTTTGCCAATACCGTCACCGCGGTTACCGGCACTGCTTCGCCGGGGAGCTGGAGTACAGGCGGTTCATGGTCGTCGGGCACAGTGCCGCAATCGGGAGACCTCGTGGTTATACCGGCAGGCAAAGCCATATCGGTATCAAACCAGGTGTACACAAACACGGCTCCCGCTTTAATCATCCAGGTTGCGGGAGAAATTGACTTTCACCCATCCGGCAAGCTGGATCTTTCTTCTACGAGCACCTTACAACTCTTTGTGGGCGGCAAGATCATTCCGCAAAATTCAGCGTCATCGCAACTTATTGTATTGGGTGGCGTAACCAAATACAATGCCGCCAACAACGGTACCCTTGCAGGCCCCGCATTTGCAGATGCCCTTTCCGGGTCTTCGGTTTCTGGTCAACCCCTGAGCGGCTTCTCGTCTGGCGTTTTGCCGGTAACGTTCACCGGCTTTTCCGCAAAGCTGCAAAACGACGGTGTTTCCCTGCAATGGCAAACGGCAAACGAAAAGAGCGTTCGCGATTTTGTGGTGGAAAGAAGTGACGACGGCGGCCTGACCTGGTTGGAGCGGAGCACTGTGGCTGCAAAGGGAGGCCCGGCTTCTTATGGCTTTGTTGACCGCCTGGCCCCCAACGAAGCCGCTCTTTTCCGCATCAAAGCCAGAGACCAGGATCAGCGTTTCAGCTATTCTTTTATCCTGAACGTAGGCAACAAGAGCAACCCTGGCGTGGCGCTTACGCCCAATCCCGTAAAAGATCAATTCCAGGTTTCGCTCTCCCGTCCCCCCGGCGGTACGCTCCGCTTTCAGTTTATTGATGTTTTTGGCCGCGTGGTGCGAACAACGGAAAGGGATGGAAGCCAAAACCGTTTTGACCTGAGCGTAACCGGGTTGCCAAAAGGAAGCTATGTTTTACTGCTCACGGGTAAGGATCAACTTATCGGCAAACAAACCGTCGTCGTTCAATGA
- a CDS encoding acyl-CoA desaturase: MLFVILFFVLHWYLSLFSQTFFLHRYAAHKSFTMSKGWERFFFLFTWFTQGSSYLSARAYGILHRVHHAYTDTELDPHSPSYDKNLLAMMWRTKNIYTGILYETSPVEERFTKNVPAWKKFDLFASSWPSRVLWIAVYVALYLLFAPSAWFLLLVPIHAVMGPLHGVIINWYAHKYGHVNYETDNTSKNLFKVDWLMFGEGYHNNHHTFPSRSNFAAKKGEFDPCYPFIVLLNKLGVIKISNSLQPA, translated from the coding sequence GTGTTATTCGTTATTCTGTTTTTTGTTCTTCACTGGTACCTTTCGCTGTTTTCGCAAACTTTTTTCCTGCACCGTTATGCGGCCCACAAATCGTTTACGATGAGCAAAGGCTGGGAGCGGTTTTTCTTTTTGTTTACCTGGTTTACGCAAGGTTCGTCGTATTTAAGCGCAAGGGCTTACGGCATTCTTCACCGCGTTCACCACGCTTACACCGATACCGAACTCGATCCCCACTCACCTTCCTACGATAAAAATCTTCTGGCCATGATGTGGCGCACAAAAAACATCTACACCGGTATTTTGTACGAGACCTCGCCGGTGGAAGAACGCTTTACCAAAAACGTTCCGGCGTGGAAAAAGTTTGACCTGTTTGCCAGCAGTTGGCCCTCACGTGTTTTATGGATTGCGGTTTACGTAGCGCTTTATTTGTTGTTTGCACCGTCTGCCTGGTTTCTGTTGCTGGTGCCCATTCACGCGGTGATGGGACCCTTGCACGGCGTCATCATTAACTGGTATGCACACAAGTACGGCCACGTGAATTACGAAACCGACAACACGTCAAAAAACTTATTTAAAGTGGATTGGCTGATGTTTGGCGAAGGCTATCACAACAACCATCACACCTTTCCTTCGCGCAGCAATTTTGCGGCAAAGAAAGGTGAATTTGACCCCTGCTATCCTTTCATCGTTTTGTTGAACAAACTGGGTGTGATAAAAATTTCGAACAGCCTGCAGCCGGCTTAA
- a CDS encoding DUF3570 domain-containing protein, with translation MKKICLSVVGMFLTFFAAFAQDSTAYKSRKLTFEEANLVSSYYHQDGNNSAVTGGVGTENLTDYSNTIDLKFVRWGANNVKHSFTLEAGIDHYTSASSDKIDPRTISSASSADTRIYPSLSWMAENNAKGTTFGAGVSFSSEFDYKSFGANVLFAKKTANRNGEFSVKLQAYLDQVTIIQPIELRSNQNINSHEDDYASQARNSFSGSFSYSQIINPNFQLALIADVVYQQGYLGLPFHRIYFNNGSEGVETLPGTRLKIPLGIRANYFLGDKVVLRSFYRYYHDDWGLSAHTAQLEAALKISPFFSFTPFYRYYNQQGTKYFAPINTHSVSEQFYTSNYDLSTLNSGFYGAGFRLTPEKGVLVIQHLSALEIRYGHYSRSNGLNSNILSLNLQVK, from the coding sequence ATGAAAAAAATTTGTTTATCCGTCGTCGGGATGTTCCTTACTTTCTTTGCGGCCTTTGCACAGGACAGCACGGCCTACAAATCGCGTAAGCTAACCTTTGAAGAAGCCAATCTTGTGTCAAGTTATTACCACCAGGACGGAAACAATTCGGCCGTAACCGGTGGCGTGGGCACGGAAAACCTGACCGATTATTCCAACACCATTGATTTAAAATTTGTGCGCTGGGGAGCCAACAACGTGAAGCACAGTTTCACACTCGAAGCCGGCATTGATCATTACACATCCGCATCGTCTGACAAGATTGACCCGCGAACAATTTCTTCCGCTTCCAGCGCCGACACACGCATCTATCCTTCGCTGAGCTGGATGGCCGAGAACAACGCAAAAGGAACAACCTTTGGCGCAGGCGTTTCTTTTTCCTCCGAGTTCGATTACAAATCCTTTGGCGCGAATGTTTTGTTTGCGAAAAAAACGGCCAACCGCAACGGCGAGTTCAGTGTAAAGCTGCAAGCTTATCTCGACCAGGTTACCATCATTCAGCCCATTGAATTACGTTCGAATCAAAACATTAACTCCCACGAAGACGACTACGCATCGCAGGCCCGCAACTCTTTTAGCGGCTCGTTCTCGTACTCGCAAATCATTAATCCAAATTTCCAGTTGGCGCTCATTGCCGACGTGGTTTATCAACAAGGTTACCTGGGCTTGCCTTTTCACCGCATTTATTTTAACAACGGAAGCGAAGGCGTAGAAACGTTGCCCGGCACACGATTGAAAATTCCGCTGGGCATTCGCGCCAATTATTTTCTGGGTGACAAGGTTGTTCTGCGCAGCTTCTACCGCTATTATCACGACGATTGGGGATTGAGTGCACATACGGCGCAACTGGAAGCTGCGCTGAAGATTTCGCCTTTCTTTTCCTTCACGCCGTTTTATCGTTATTACAACCAGCAGGGAACAAAATATTTTGCGCCCATCAACACGCACAGCGTTTCGGAACAGTTTTATACAAGCAACTACGACCTGTCAACGCTGAACAGCGGCTTTTATGGCGCGGGTTTCCGGCTTACACCGGAGAAAGGCGTGCTGGTCATACAGCATCTAAGTGCATTGGAGATTCGCTACGGGCATTATTCGCGCAGCAACGGGTTGAATTCAAATATTCTTTCGCTGAACCTGCAGGTGAAGTAG
- a CDS encoding RNA recognition motif domain-containing protein, which translates to MNIYVSNLSFSVQDEDLKEFFAEYGEVTSAKVITDKFTGKSRGFGFVEMSDDEAAKKAIAELDQATVDSRTIRVMEAKPKEEKAGGGGRSGGFRSNGGGGNYGGGGYNKNRY; encoded by the coding sequence ATGAACATTTACGTTTCCAACTTAAGCTTCAGCGTACAGGATGAAGACTTAAAAGAATTTTTTGCCGAGTACGGCGAAGTAACTTCAGCCAAGGTTATTACCGACAAATTCACAGGCAAAAGCCGCGGCTTTGGTTTTGTGGAAATGAGCGACGACGAAGCAGCAAAAAAAGCCATTGCTGAATTGGACCAGGCAACCGTTGACAGCCGCACAATCCGCGTAATGGAAGCCAAGCCCAAAGAAGAAAAAGCAGGCGGCGGTGGCCGTAGCGGTGGCTTCCGTAGCAACGGCGGTGGTGGCAACTACGGTGGCGGTGGTTACAATAAAAATCGTTACTAA